GGACCGTAATGCTGTGAAATGCTATGAAATGAATCcaagaaaaaaatgatacaCGCATTCATCCGTGATGCGTTTATATCAAGTAGCCTGTTGGCATTATTTTACATGCATGCAGTTATTTTACTGAAACGTAAAAAAACAGTAACACAGTTAATATGAACTGTTAACATCCACCGGGTGGGACCATGTTTCCTGGGCACTGACGTGAAGAATAATGAATTCTTTTGAACCATTAGTTGGACTTATTCGTCCAGAAGAGGTCACCAAGAACAAAACCATCAAACAGCTTAGGAAGATTTAATGTACATTTATTCTTACCACGTGGAACATATAGTATAAAGATTTCAAACTGAATAAATGATATTCATTGAGCCAAAAAAACGGAAAAGGGAGAAATTTACATGTTGTCATAGCTACATAGTCTGAAATACAAATATGCAGAATTCAtgattgaggaaaaaaaaaaaaaaggtcaaatgtgtAACTTCATCTAGTTTATTTCATTGTACCAGGAGATAACAGGTTTGCGCCGCGTCTGTCGTACTACGGAGCTGTGGAGAGACCAGAGGTGTGGGTCTAATCAGCGGGGGGCTCACGGACCAAACTCCAGTCAGCCTCAATCCCTCACCAATAACCGGTGTGAGAATagtgacacagacagagacagacacagagaaaggAAGTGTAATGtacaacattatatatatatacaccacaGCAAAGCTGTATCTGAAGTTGAAAACCAGTCCTAAGAGGTGATTTCTTTTCATAAGGGTATTCATACAATCAAGGGATAAGAGGAGGTAAGGGTGTTGTAGGTTCTTGATACTTTGGGGAAGAAAGCCATTTTCTGTTTAACACCAAACTAAAATGACCTCAAAACTCTAGAAGAGCTGCATCTTCTGCCTCTGTGTGAAACGCGTGTTACAGAACGCTTACACTCAAGAGCAGTATGGTACAGAAAATGTCCTACAATCTACTGCACACTGCACAGGCCTCCCCGGTGAAGGTGTCTTATCGACAGCACTTACGTCTACTGTCGGGCTGACTGGTGAAAATCCATCTACAGCAACTATAACCAGTAGGCCACTTGTCAGTCTGCTTCACCTCTGAACTGGAACCAGTTACAGACTCATTGTGCCCTCGAGAGGAGAGCTAGGGCACAGTGTCTCCCAAACTCACTGTAAACGAGACAGCAACTTTGGttacagtttttgtttttcagctatttattcatttatttatctttaataaaaagtaattcccctcccccccaccccaagtGCAGAACAGTCTTCCCCAAACGTGGCACTCCACTGTCATCCAGTTGGCATTCATGTTACAAGTAGTGTCACTGCGCGAGCGTCTCTCTGGTTTGTAATCCACCGCAGCTCTGTGATCACCCTCCTCCAGCAAGGACGGCCTGGGGAGGGCTCAGAGAATGGAGTCTGATGGATGTTCATAAATTAAAAAGACAGTCACTTGAACTTTCCTTGCCCTGTTATACACAAGCCAGGTCTCCAGGGAAGAGGGAAATGGGGACGAAAACCCCAAAATGTGGAGCCGCGGCTCCCTACATCTGTCATGACTGGCCAATCAGAAAAAGTACATCACAGATAACATGAGAGACCAGCGAGTTCATTAGGGGAGACACTGAAAGGTCAAGGAGTCGAGACTCCTGTAGTGTAAACTCCGAGTGGTTCTCCTCCACCTTGGCTAAGGCATGCAGAGCCCGGGCGGCTCGCCGCATCATGTCCGGGCTCGTGGGCTCGAAGTGCATCCCCTGTAGGTGTAGTAGGGAGCTCTGGCTCTGCTGAAGCTGCGTGGCCGCCAGACTGTCCTCCAAGAAGCCCAGCAAGTTGCCCACGCTTCCTTTCTGAACAGCGACCGCTCGGGCCGCCACCGCATCGCCCTGGGCCAGGTTGGCCAGCAGGACCACCGCCATCTCCCTGCACACGGCGACCTTCCTGTCTCCGATCAGCCGCACCAGGTTCCCGTATAGCTTCTCCAGACGACTGAATGGCGGCGTGGCCAAGATGAGGTCCACATTGTTGTCTTGGATGCTCAGCTTGCTCAGCGTCTCCAGGACCAGTCTCTGAGGGGACAAAGAACTGTGGGGGCCCAAGGTGGGGAAGGGGTCCTGGGCCTCTGCTGATGGGCAGACGGCCCAGTGGAGGAGACCGTCCAACAGAGGCAAGCAGATGCTCTCTGGGTAGATGGAGAGGTCCAGTTGGCCTGAGATGTTTGCCAAGGTGACCAGCGTGTTCTCCCGCAGGAGCGCCAAGCAGTCCCACCACCAATCGTCCCTCTGGCCCGTTCCCTCCTCCGAGTCCTCGTCTTTCTCGTAGGTGAGCGGAGCCTGCTTGCGCTCAGGGTGCCTGTGGTGGAGCAGGATCAGTCGTcccagcagcagtagcagcccTGGGTGTTTGGACATCTCGTGGTCATTGCCCGGGACAAAGGAGAGGCTGCGGACAATGTTGGAGACACAAACGCAGCGGCGGGCTAAGGAATCCTGCCAGTTGGCCAGCGCAATGAGCGGCCCTTCGTCCTTGCTGTGAGGCTCATCTTCCAGGATGACGCCGGTCTGCTTTGCCCGATGGGTTAAAATAATGTCGGGGAAAGGAATGGGTCTGTTGATGTCCTGGTGACTTCCGTTTACCATCTCGGAATcggttttcctctcctccccgctGCTAAGGGAGGCGCTGGCCTTCTCTGAGGAAGTTGTCTCCTCCTCATCTTGATtggcctttttctctccctcagttGGTAAACAGTTTTCCAGGAACACTTCCTCTGGGACCCGTCGCTTCAGCAGACTCGCGGGCACAGATATCCGTTGTCGTGGTTCAAGGAAGTCTTTGCGGGGTTCAAAGTGAGTCTGGATGTGGTCGGTGGAGTCCCCCCCTCCAGCACTCCAGTGAATTAACCCGCTGTCAAACTCTTGCAGTTGTCCGTGATTATTGGATTGGCCGGTCTTGAATGGGTCTTTCTTTCGTACCACTTTGAGGGGGAACTTGTCAAACTTGCTGGCCTGTTTGGGTCTCTCCTGGGCAACTACGGATTGCAATGGGCCCGTCTGTTCGGAGGAAGAGCCCTTGCTcatcctgtcctcctcctctttcttctcatcTTGACCCTGTGGCTCGGAGCACTGCTctggcttctcctcctccttcacgcAAGCTGGCCCCTCCGGTTCTGGTTCATCCTCGTCTTCgtcatctccctcctcttgTTCCATGTCCTTAGCCCGCAGTTCCTCGTCCTCAGCGCCGCTCCAGTCTCGTTTCAGAGCATCAGGATCGAGTAGCGTCCTCTGGCCGGGGTCCCCCACCTCATACTCCCGCAGAATGCCAAAGATTTCAATGAGGCAGCGTCTGAAATACTCAACCACTAACTCTAGCAGGCCGGGCAACTGAAGAAGGAACACAGatagaaaaaaatatacatattagaCGCGTGACTACGCATGATGTACCATTATAAACAATGATTACGAGCTCAACGTTAAGTCTCACCGTGTTGAGATCAAAGGTGGAGATACTGTTGTCATCATACAAAAGGATGTTGATGGTATCTAAAGCCCATGTACTCTCAGCCAATAAACCAGACTTCAATGACATCATGACTCTCCAAGCCTCTGGGGTTCCTAAGAAGTCATGACAAAAAACGCTCAATTATACACTCTAAAAAAACAACGTAGAACAACGTAGCCAACAAAGCAGCATTGGGCAGCACATAAGCCAAAATAACTATAATGTAGTCCTACCGATATCTTTCACGGTGAGTCTCCGGCGTGGTTTCAGGACCGGGTGAGACGCTTCTGTGGAGCCTGGCGGAAAAGGCATGTCGCGCCGTATTAGAGGCGACTGCACCGCAGGGGGCACTATGTGAGATGCAGGCACCGGAGGGCCAGCCTTCTGCATCTTCATTACTCCGTGCATGTAGAGCGATTTATTAGGCGAGGTCCTGCTGTCCAGTGGGCGGGGCATGGAGGCTGGGCTGGACACCTGTGGAATGTGGTTCTGCACACCCTGAAGGGACTGGTAGTTGGACTGCACCGAACGAGGCATCGGTTGCCCGGGCCCGGCTGGACCGTATGGGGGCTGCCGTGGGCCCATCGGACCCCCCCACTGGCCGTCGTGATTCATGCGCTGTTCTGATGACATCTCCTCTGAGCGGTTCATGCCAGGGTAACCGGGCCCTTGGGTTGGGCCCCCAGGGCCGCCCTGCCGGCTGGGGTAGTTCTGATAGTTCATGTCTCGCGGCCCCTGCCACATACCTCCCTGAGGACCGTCGGGGCCCGGCTGCATCATCTGGGGGGGCATGTTGGGCTGAGCGTTGGGAGCCGCCGTTACCTGCATGCGTTCGCGGCCAAACGGAAAGGGAAACTGATTGCCCGGGCCGGGAGGACGGCGATCAGCGCCGGGAAAGGGTCCACTCCCGCTGTACTGATTGTATGACTCCTGCGGCCCTGAAGAGGCTGCCGGAGCccctccttgttgttgttgttgtagctgctgcggtggtggtggttgttgtccACCATGGAAGGGCCCACTGTACTCCGACTCATGCCGTTTTGATGGAGGATAACCGCCTTCCACAGGACGTTTGTAACTCTACAcaaggtagagagagagaggcaattaattgacatgttttcatttcacaagaaataatgaataaataggtTCATACGTGTGCTGCTCCAAACAAACTAAATCGAATACATTATGGCAGCTCAGTAAAagggaaaaagataaatgtgtaTTGAGCCTAGTAAGAGTGAATGTGGTGAAGAAAGATCATtgacctgttgttgttgttgttgtgggtaCATTCCAGGCTGCTGATTAGGATAGGAGCCTGTAGGGGGCGTTCCCTGTCCAGGGTACTGATTACCATAGGAATCATGCCTGTAAAAATCAAACCTCGTTAAAACATTATGCATCTCTAAATTCCCTGCACAAAGTGATGGTCATAAAAAGTCAACATTATGGATTATTATAGAGAAAAGGCTGTtggctttctttttgtttacagCTTCACACtccaaacacactgacacattaTACGAAAATCAACaaactaaatttaaaatgtaaatttaggATAATAATTTAGATAATGTCAAATTATATTGTGCCCAACTACATGTGTAAAATAagaactgaaatgaaaaggttTTATATGATAAATATGTCTATTTGATAGCAGCGTCAAGTTTTATGTGAACGGACCGTGGCTGCTGTGGGGGGAAGCGATTTGGCGAATACATCCCAGGGTCGGCGTTGGCAGGTATCATAGCGCTTGGCTGAGGAGCGCCGGCTCCTATGTTGCCTTCTGGACCCATTCCTTGCTCCGGTCTGATAAAAACAGAACAAGTGCATgtcaagtttttaaaaaatattttgttgtaaaCAGACAGACATCCTAATTATGCCAAAACAAAGATTACAATCACAGGATGCAAAAAACATATCTGCAAGGTGACAAacttatctttttttaacccaacttttaaagattgtatttttttggcATTTAACTTTGGACTGAAAGCACTGTAAGATGTTTAAGGCCCCAGGAGATGAATTAACAATTTACACGCGTttctattttaattaaataatatataagaAATTCAGCTTCAGATACGTTTTTTTTCACCTGCTCTTTAAGGAATGATTGATCACAAAAATAGCTGCCGGTTACAATAAACAGTGTTCAACGACCTTGAATAAGCACTCTTCAAAGCTGGTCTATTCAACAATTCTTACCTCCTGTCGTAGCCTGGTCCATAGGGAAACTGCTGTCTGGGCCCCATTGGCATCGTGCCCATGGCCCCAGGTGGTCCTCTGTTGAATGaaggttgctgctgctgctgctgctgctgctgctgctgctgctgctgctgctgttgtggtggtggttgaTCAACCACTCCGCTGTTGGGGCCCTGGTTGGCAGGTAGAAAGTGCTCCCCGACTGGAAATGCATTTAAGAAGGAAAGTCCATTAAGAGCTGGCTAACTGAACGGGTAATTACGACTTTAACACAACACAATCCACTCGGCTCTTGACAATTGAGTGATCTCACCTTTCCGCATGTTACCAAAGGGGTCCTTGTTTGGTTCGTAGGGGCCCATGCGTCCTTGCATGTCTGGCGTGTTCATGCCTGGCTGATAGGCGGAGTTGGGCGTCATGTTCTTCCGAGGGAAAGCAGGGTCACTTCCTTCAGCGAAGGGGTCCTGCAGGTTAACGCTGTTCCTAGACAGAAGCaggggcaggggggaggggacaATTAGGAGACGagtgggggagaaagagggaaaggCAGAACAAAATTAGCATATTACTTCCAAATCTCCTGTAGAATCGAATGATAACACCAAAGGCGTCAGTCACCTGGAGCCGGGCGGCATGGGGGGCATCTGAGTATGAGGAGTGGAGGCCGGGGTGGGAGGTTTCAGGTCCCCCCCCTCGGCcatggagctgctggtggactGGGGTGTCTGAGGACCCTGCAGAGAGCCCGACCCCGCTGTGGAGCAGAGGGACGCTTCAGTTTGGAACAAAAATTTTAAAAGGACATGTTAGATGACCTGGATGAAATTCAAACACAGCCAGTTACGCATGTTGATTTCAAGTAGCTCTCTAACCTGGGGATGGTGGCTGGACCTTGGCAGTTTGGTTCTTTTTGTTGTCTGTAAAAATCTCAGGAGGAGGGTCCTCGCCACGCTCGATTTTGCACTCGAAGGCGTACAGACACTGGATGTACTGTTTCTTCAAAGAACTGGCAGCGCTGCTGGATGTACCCACATTCAGGGAAGTGGCCAGATCACGCCATTTCTTATTTTTACTCACCTTGGGGGATaaaccaagaagaaaaagattttttttgaatAGAGATTACAATAGTGGGATTTGGAATTGATCAATGAtaaaaatcaaataataatgTTAACCTGTGCCATGCTTCCGATCTCTTTGACTGACATATAGAGCCGGAAAAGATCAAGGGGTTTGCGTCCCACAGCGGGCAGGTTGGTCAAGCCTATGGCTTTCTCGTCAACAAAGGCCAAATATCGGTCCACCCACATCTTCCTTTCTGGCTCTGGTCCCAACTCATACAAACGTGTTATCTTTTCATTGGTTGTGGTGGAAGAGTTGGACTTCTGTATTGGGCAAGATAAAACAATTAACCCAAGTGCAACTTCAAAAGTGTCCAGACTTTCAAAGATTTTTACAAATGCTTTGGTTATAACATGTAGTAGACAGGTCACCTTGGATTTGGGCTCTGGCTTAGGCGTTATGGTCCCATCTACTTTGTTATTCATCTTATTGTTTACCTCTGGACTGGGGACCATACCTGGACACAACAGGAGAAGGAAATATAATTAGCTGTGAAAGTATCACATTAAAaagaggttaaagctggcgtgGTTACCTCTGGACAACCTACCACTTGAGTTATTGGCTAAGTTGGGCCCCATAGGATAAGGTGATCCACCTTGCGTGTTCATCATTCCGGGCATGTTGTTCATGGGTGGGCCATAGGGTGGGCCGGAGCCCATCATGCCTTGAGACATGTTGGGGTAACCAGGCATCCTGGacggaggagaaaacagcagataATTTAGGTTTAATGAAAGAAAGGATTTACGCATCGCATATTCAGGTATATGTGACGGGTATATGCAAGTCAGTCAGAGGTTTTGTGAGATACATAAAGGGCAGCCATTAGAAACCAACCTGTTGTGCATGGAGTTTGTGGCCGGGTGCTGCAGGGCAGTGGTGTCCGGGGGCTTTCTGTTCATGCCTGGAGGAGGACCCATTCCTGAGCCTACCTGGGGGGGCATGTTGCCCATGTTAGGGGGCATGTTTGGACCCATGTTGGGGCCCATATTGGGGCCATAGGGGCGTGCCCCCATTTGATTAGGGGGCATCCTTCCCGGGGGCATGCCAACATATGGCGGTCCCCCACCCTGTCCTCCCATGGAGCTAATTGGGCCTATGCCTGGTCCGGTGTAGTTTGCGTTGGGCATGTTGCCATATCCAGGTTGCCGGGGGTAACCTAAGAGTGACATTATAGCAAAAAATATTCAGGTAAAGTGATCACTTGGCTTTAACTGTAATACTGGTctgataaatttaaaaaaacactgcaacatTGTGAATGTTATTTGGGTTAAACAAGCCAATGTAATCGTTATAGCTGCAGTCTTTTCTTTAAAAGCTGTGTTGAGGTGGACTTTTCCCCCTACGGTGTGCTAGCAAAAAGAGCTGTGCACCCTGAACAACAAGCCTTCGTCACAGTCTCGGCTCTACTGACAGGAGGCTCTGCTACGTCAGCTGACTCACAGCTATAAATAGCTGCAACAGAGTCAGAGCGAGGGAACAACTATAGTAATAACTATAGTAACATGGTATTCCTGTGAGGCAGGGGAGATAGATTCCATGTTTTTGTCTAGTGGGGTATGCAAATGAGCAAACTTCCCATGTCGTGACTAAAATGAGCAGAACACCctcattaaataaaaaacgaTTTTTAACAATAAAGTCTTTTCACAACACCTTGGGGGCCGTACTGTCCTCCCTGTTGTCCATAGCTGCCCATTGAGTTGTTCTGCTGATACGGGCCCATCGCAGGATGCATCTGTCCCCCGGAGGACTGCCGCGGCGACAGTGCAGAGGTTGACTGGGGGGAGCCATAAGTCGGCATCTGGGGGTTTCTCTGCATAAAGCCTGAGTGTCGGCAAGACAGGGACATAGTTGTCGTACACAGGTGGTAAGGAAAAGCCTCTTGATATGTTAATAGAATGAAAACTTTGCATGTGGACTGAATTATACCTCTGTCCTGAGCCATAGGAGACTGACTCATTGCAGGGTGTAGACTCCCATCTGAATGCACACTTGATGGTCTCGGAGGCATCTGGGTCCCTAAACAATAATATTGAACTTAAGTTAGTGCTGGTTCAAAAAGTATACATACAAGTAGTTTCAAGTCACTGAGGTTATAGAAACAAGGCAGGCAACGCAAACATGGTATTTGTAAGTGTTTAGCTACGTTTCTTTGGTCACACTTGTCCAAGAAGTCTATGTTGTCAAACCATTGTCAAAgcattatttttactttgtgaCACTGCTGGTCCTaaattcatctgtgtgtgtctgcctatCAGAGACgatagaagaaaaagaaagtttttGACTTGATCTGTTTTACAAATACTTGTGATAAAAATCTGTTGTTAATTCATTTTGATTGTAATAGTTTTGTTACCGCAGGTGATCGttaaaaatatatcaaatgttGCAAAATTCAACCCGGGAAAAAAGATCTGTCGTGACCTAAAGCACAAATCATTGGGTGTTCAGATCACACGTGTCAGAAATTGCTAGGAATCACATGTCTGGTTGCAGTGTGGGAGGCACCTGGCATGTTGGCAGGCGACAGCGGTCCAGTTCGGGGCGTGCTGGCGCCGGCAGGAGAGCCGGCTGGAGAAGGAGACGGCCCTCGGATGCCTGGCAGGTGGGGAGACGTgtggggagagaagggggactGAGCCTGGTTACTCTGCTCGCCCTGGCTGCTCGACACACCCGACGTGCTCACCCCGGGACTCAGGGCGCTCTCGGCGCCTGTAGGCAGGTCATCAATGGACCCGGACAggtcctgaaaacacacacaagagcagAAAGAGTGTCACCGGACGCGGTATATTTAAATTAGTGTAGAGAAAAACATAGTTAAAAAGAAATTCAGAAGATTCAGCTCTTGTGTATTTTGACAAAGACTATATTTTGTACAATTAAGCACAACGTTTTGTAGAGCTGtaatgctccccccccccccacactccagCTTTGGTACTAGCAAGTTGCAACTTCTTCTCTACTTTTTAGATAAGAGttgcacacatacaaataccacacacagacacacacgtgcatacaCAAAGACGCCCAGAGGCCCATGTccatatttatctttttcaaaGAAATGAGTGTGCGTTAGTGGCAGGGGTTGtcgtggttaccatggtaaccatgATCGTAGGATGTGAGCTAGGTCAGCATGTTTGCAGCAGCCCTGCCGTGTCATTTCAGTACACAAACGAACAATCTTGTATTGGTTTAAAATGTTACTATTCACACAGCACACTTTCCCAAGCAGCTGCTGCGGCAGTCTGAACTCATCAAGGGACAGAAAGCGCAGTAGCCACAACCAACCATGCCGCAACGGTAAGCTTCTAAAAACATTGAGTCCAGACATTCGCTGGGGGGTTTTGAATGGAATAAGCCTCGCATTgtcttttatatatttgtatgtagtCAAATGAACGTTGTGACCACAACTACGACTAGAAATTAATAGAAACCAGCTCTCTTACAAGAGAAGGAAAAATTAAGAACAGTGTGACAAGGCTCTTTATGTTCCAGCAGTGATATAACAAGCAACTGACCGGAAGGCTGGAGGGGCGGCCTTGACTGTCCTCTGGGCCAGACTTAGGCTGAGTGGATGGAGGGGCGTTTGACTGAAATGAGTCCTGGGATACCTCCTAAAAGACATCAGAACATATGCCTAAATATACTGCTGGAGTCACAGTATAGCATGCAtgtgaacacacgcacacacctagcACATGCATAATCCCGGGCTGAGGGTAATACCTGCTGTTGTGGAGGTGGAAAGCGCTGATACAGTGACTGTTGtgcttgttgctgctgttgaggGTTCTGAGGGTACCCTGCAGGCGGGCCCTGTGGGTGTTGGCTGTGTCCCGGTGGCTGCTGTGGAGGCTGAGACTGTGCCTGCTGTTGCTGTGAGGAGGGCTGCTGAGGCCCCTGTGTGGATCCTGGGTAGTTGGACTGGCCCTGTGATCCAGGGGGTTCCTGGGAACTTGGCTGCTGTGCAGCCTGAGCGGGCGGGCCCTGCTGCTGAGCGTAGAGCGACTGGCCAGATTGCGGGCCTGACACTTGTGAATAAGGGGGTTGAGACTGTGGAGGCCCTTGTGATGGGCCTGGTAGTGGCCCCTGAGATGGTGTTGGCATGTGGGGCTGCTGATACGATTGTCCTCCCTGGGTGTGTGGCGCAGACGTCGGCGGTGGGTGCGTTTGACCCGGGTACGGTGTCTGGCCACCCGGTTGTCCTGCTGGGGGCTGCGAGTAGGGGGTTTGCTGCTGGCTTGGGTGAGGAGTCTGGCCGGGCTGGCCGTAATATGGTGCCTGGCCCTGAGAGCCATAGCCTCCTGGTCCCTGCTGTCCGTAAGAGCCCATCTACACAGAAtacacaaaagacaaagactTCAAACcaactgggaaaaaaaacccaacaaaataataaaaaattaagACTCAAAGCCATTTCTGAAGATATGATGTGAAATACCTGTGGACCATACGGCATGCTACTCATGCCTCCGGGTGTACGTCCTTGCATTCCCACTGGGAATCGCTGGGGACCTGGAGGGCCATAACCCTGGCCAGGGTAACCGGGACCCTGTTGCGGACCAGTGGGAGGCCCCTGCTGCGACTGTTGACTGTATGGACCACCTCCTCCGTATGGTTGACCTCTCATTTTTCCCATTGGGTCCATAGGAACAGGGGGCTGGACACGGTAAGAACAGGAGAAAATATATTAGGTCAACAACCACCACGCATAGGAGAAGTCTAAATACAAAGTGGTGCAAATGACAAACTCATACATTGCAGAGCCCGTGTCCATGAAAAAAAGTTTCAAAACCAACTTCTATGAATGAGTAAATTgtgcttcctctctccccccccttaTTTCCCACGGTCATTACCCAGATTTTTTTCACCTCACTTTGCCATAGTTTCGGAAGTCAACAGAGCTATATATATCTACTTTCGAATGGAGGGCAGGCTGCCCAATCTTAAACATATCCCAGCTGTGCTCCTGTTTTGAACGGGGTCCaagatggttttttttttccccaccagaAAAGGAGGTCTGGTCTGGCTCTGAATGAATGACACCACAATTGAACAACGTAGTTTTCTAACAGCAGGAGAAGGAAACGAGGACACGGGCATAGTCTTTTCTAAAAGCAAACCGTTCGCATCAACAATCTCTCTCAATTAAAAACTATTTGCTACTAAGTTTTCACGTGGTTCTGCATTAGGCTAGTGCCTTACATTTACCATCCAATTATGCCCTCACCGCCACCAAAATTATTTGGTACTGAGAAGGTGGAGAACGTTACATGATTGAATCAAGACCATCTACTTTAAAACTGAAAGTACCCCCTTACAACAAATCAAGGGAATTCCCACTTGTGCTCATTGCAGACAGGAGCATCCTCAGCTTCACAAAAGCCCTTACAAATAGTATGCAAAGTGCGCTACCTGACATTTAGCACACCACACATAATgaagtaaaacacaaataagagCAGCACATGGCTAATCAGCATAAGACAGTGTCGTGTGATTGGCTTGGGGGGGAATTCTTTGCAGTCACACAACTTGTGCCAtaccggacacacacactgaagtctTGAGCTTTTCTCTAGCAAGTTATAATATCAAATTAAGATGTCTAAACGcttatattttgtaaaaaatctAAGAACAAAAGggcatatgtaacatatatgtAACTAATAACAAGAAAACTATTCTTGGATAGATGGATGCGGATAGTAAGTAAGTAGTAAGTTCCTATCAAAAGGTATATGTCTAAAGTCCCTATGATATAAACATTTAACgtattgctgctgctgtgtttattcGGATTTTGATACAAAAAGCGCCTCTGCTTCTCATAAACAATCAACCAAGAACAGTTGACACGTGTTCATACATCAACATCCCCTCCGATTAGTTGTAGCGAGGACAAGAATTAAGACAAAAACATCATCCACGAGCCGACTTGCTCCCGCACTCCACGTTTGGCGACGAGCGGAGCAATAAGTCACGTGACCCGGTGGCCAATTAACACCGCGTCTTCTCATCAGCAACCGTCGCGCTGAATCCCGTGCAATTAGAAGTGGCCacgagcagccaatcagatttcAGATAGCACGTCAACCAAAGACCAACTATCTCCTGGCTTTGACAGCAGGATTTTACCTCCACAATTCAAATCCCCGTGCAGACTGCGATCCGCAGTCGGTCGCTCGCACGCACGCCCGGCCGAGCTGGTCTGTTAGCAGGGCCACacgcaccgggggggggggagagagagagaacgagccCACCTGCCCGCTAATTGCCGGGGAAACTCGTTCAATTCAGACGAGAGCCAACGTGTAATCAATTTGCCGCCTTTCCCCGGTGTCTCACAGGACATTTTCTACGAGGAACCTTGAGCGGGCGATTCCCAAACGCAACACATTCCTAACGTCGTAGCCGCGAAATTACAGCGTCTCGCGACACAAAATC
This genomic stretch from Gasterosteus aculeatus chromosome 20, fGasAcu3.hap1.1, whole genome shotgun sequence harbors:
- the arid1aa gene encoding AT-rich interactive domain-containing protein 1A isoform X2 yields the protein MAAQVATLNTSPPSELKKPDRDPKEESVPGDKQSDKKQPSLDSGSPGRGDLQDGADGGNAGGGGEPEMKNGNGNPPRANNNNQNDSVGPEGNNHPGLVHHHGAAFPPSSYGYSQHYGRGPFHQHGGQQSPGMAAAGPVAQSGNMMDPYQANSHEHGFSNPQFNNYNPFPNRTPYPGQAYAVNSPRSTQAPTAGGQPASAKQQQQQQQPPPAAGPAAMAGSYSNPRYNIGNPQPTSTPTLNKLLTSPSSTRGYPNYPSNDYGGQEGASKGPADMGSSGLYGGSTPGWQQRSHHPSSLSPGSAGQPLVRSQPPVPMDPMGKMRGQPYGGGGPYSQQSQQGPPTGPQQGPGYPGQGYGPPGPQRFPVGMQGRTPGGMSSMPYGPQMGSYGQQGPGGYGSQGQAPYYGQPGQTPHPSQQQTPYSQPPAGQPGGQTPYPGQTHPPPTSAPHTQGGQSYQQPHMPTPSQGPLPGPSQGPPQSQPPYSQVSGPQSGQSLYAQQQGPPAQAAQQPSSQEPPGSQGQSNYPGSTQGPQQPSSQQQQAQSQPPQQPPGHSQHPQGPPAGYPQNPQQQQQAQQSLYQRFPPPQQQEVSQDSFQSNAPPSTQPKSGPEDSQGRPSSLPDLSGSIDDLPTGAESALSPGVSTSGVSSSQGEQSNQAQSPFSPHTSPHLPGIRGPSPSPAGSPAGASTPRTGPLSPANMPGTQMPPRPSSVHSDGSLHPAMSQSPMAQDRGFMQRNPQMPTYGSPQSTSALSPRQSSGGQMHPAMGPYQQNNSMGSYGQQGGQYGPQGYPRQPGYGNMPNANYTGPGIGPISSMGGQGGGPPYVGMPPGRMPPNQMGARPYGPNMGPNMGPNMPPNMGNMPPQVGSGMGPPPGMNRKPPDTTALQHPATNSMHNRMPGYPNMSQGMMGSGPPYGPPMNNMPGMMNTQGGSPYPMGPNLANNSSGMVPSPEVNNKMNNKVDGTITPKPEPKSKKSNSSTTTNEKITRLYELGPEPERKMWVDRYLAFVDEKAIGLTNLPAVGRKPLDLFRLYMSVKEIGSMAQVSKNKKWRDLATSLNVGTSSSAASSLKKQYIQCLYAFECKIERGEDPPPEIFTDNKKNQTAKVQPPSPASLCSTAGSGSLQGPQTPQSTSSSMAEGGDLKPPTPASTPHTQMPPMPPGSSVNLQDPFAEGSDPAFPRKNMTPNSAYQPGMNTPDMQGRMGPYEPNKDPFGNMRKVGEHFLPANQGPNSGVVDQPPPQQQQQQQQQQQQQQQQQPSFNRGPPGAMGTMPMGPRQQFPYGPGYDRRPEQGMGPEGNIGAGAPQPSAMIPANADPGMYSPNRFPPQQPRHDSYGNQYPGQGTPPTGSYPNQQPGMYPQQQQQQSYKRPVEGGYPPSKRHESEYSGPFHGGQQPPPPQQLQQQQQGGAPAASSGPQESYNQYSGSGPFPGADRRPPGPGNQFPFPFGRERMQVTAAPNAQPNMPPQMMQPGPDGPQGGMWQGPRDMNYQNYPSRQGGPGGPTQGPGYPGMNRSEEMSSEQRMNHDGQWGGPMGPRQPPYGPAGPGQPMPRSVQSNYQSLQGVQNHIPQVSSPASMPRPLDSRTSPNKSLYMHGVMKMQKAGPPVPASHIVPPAVQSPLIRRDMPFPPGSTEASHPVLKPRRRLTVKDIGTPEAWRVMMSLKSGLLAESTWALDTINILLYDDNSISTFDLNTLPGLLELVVEYFRRCLIEIFGILREYEVGDPGQRTLLDPDALKRDWSGAEDEELRAKDMEQEEGDDEDEDEPEPEGPACVKEEEKPEQCSEPQGQDEKKEEEDRMSKGSSSEQTGPLQSVVAQERPKQASKFDKFPLKVVRKKDPFKTGQSNNHGQLQEFDSGLIHWSAGGGDSTDHIQTHFEPRKDFLEPRQRISVPASLLKRRVPEEVFLENCLPTEGEKKANQDEEETTSSEKASASLSSGEERKTDSEMVNGSHQDINRPIPFPDIILTHRAKQTGVILEDEPHSKDEGPLIALANWQDSLARRCVCVSNIVRSLSFVPGNDHEMSKHPGLLLLLGRLILLHHRHPERKQAPLTYEKDEDSEEGTGQRDDWWWDCLALLRENTLVTLANISGQLDLSIYPESICLPLLDGLLHWAVCPSAEAQDPFPTLGPHSSLSPQRLVLETLSKLSIQDNNVDLILATPPFSRLEKLYGNLVRLIGDRKVAVCREMAVVLLANLAQGDAVAARAVAVQKGSVGNLLGFLEDSLAATQLQQSQSSLLHLQGMHFEPTSPDMMRRAARALHALAKVEENHSEFTLQESRLLDLSVSPLMNSLVSHVICDVLFLIGQS